The DNA segment TAGAATAGTAAGTTAATTGTCGCGGGGTGGAGCAGTCTGGAAGCTCGTCGGGCTCATAACCCGAAGGTCGTAGGTTCAAATCCTGCCCCCGCAATTTTGTGTGCAATGAGAAATGCAAAAATTTAGCTTTAGTAGCAGATAGCAGTGCTTGCACTGATAGATGCGGATAAAGTTAAATTTTTATACGGCGAATGCCGTAAGCGAAAGACCGAAGGTCTTGAGCTTGCATTTCGGGGTAGTGGCAGATATTCTACCATTCACACATATGCCCAGATAGCTCAGTTGGTAGAGCAGAGGACTGAAAATCCTCGTGTCGCTGGTTCGATTCCAGCTTTGGGCATTACAACGTATGTTGTATGGGGTATTAGCTCAGTCGGTAGAGCACTTGACTTTTAATCAAGTTGTCCGGGGTTCGAATCCCCGATGCCTCAGGATTTCTAAGTAGCTAAGAACTGATCCTATTATCAGTCCTTAGCTTTTTTATTTACTCAAAAAAGCAGGAGCAGATTTCTCAATTTGAGAAACCCGCTCCTGTTTTTCCATATTCCCGCTTAATTTCCCTTGCTGGGAATAAACTGTGCAATGCGGCCTGCAAACTCTGCAATATTCTGGGTCTGGAGAATCACGCGTCCAGGGCCGGTGAGTTTGGTGAGGAAGAGGCCTTCGCCGCCGAAGAAGATATTCCCGAGGCCTTTTACCGTTTCAATTTCATATTTCACATTGCGGTCAAAGGCAACCACATTTCCGGTATCGACTTTTAAGACTTCTCCCGGTTCAAGCTGGCGCTCGATCATGTCGCCGTCAATTTCCAGGAAAGCAAGTCCCTGTCCGCTGATGTCCTCAAGGATGAAGCCTTCACCGCCGAAGAGACCGGCAGAGAATTTCTTTGAGAAAGTGACGTTGAGTTCTACGGATTCCTGGGCGCAGAGGAAGGCGCCTTTCTGGCAGATCATGCCGCCGGTGGCGCTCACGTCCAGCGGATAAATGGTTCCGGCGGAAGTGGAAGCGAAAGCGATTCTTGCGCCGGCCTGTCTGGCCTTGTAGGTGGCCATGAACATGGATTCTCCGGCAAACATCCGTCCAAGGCCCTTCATGATGCCGCCGCGGGCGTTTGTGGACATGTCGATTCCATCAGACATCCAGGTCATGCCGCCGGACTGGGTGTAAATGCTTTCTCCTGCAAAGTCAAATTCCACTTCGACTGCTGGCATGGTATTTCCAATAATTCTATATTTCATATGGCTCCTCCTGTTTTTATGACAGTGTCATATTGATTCTATGTTTCCAGGTGCAAAGATATTTTAACATATTTCGGCAGAATACGCCAGATTTATGTGAAGATTTGATGGTTTTCTATCATTTTTTTCGCAGTTTCTATGAAGGCGGCCGATGCGCTGGAAAGATAGCGGTTTTTCTTGTGGACGGCTGCTACTTCTCTTTTTGCCAGAGGGGAGTCAAGCTGAAAAAAGAGGACGCCTGGCTCCGGCGGCGTCAGCTTTACAAGGCAGTCAGAGACGAAGGCGATGCCCAGGCCTTTTCCGACGAAATGGTACGAGGTGATGAGCTGGTCGAGGAAAAAGCGTACCTTTGGCGTGAAGCCGTAGGATTCGCAGATTTCCATGGCATGCCCATAGGTGACGGTCTCCGGCCGCAGAAGGATAAAGGGCTTGTCGGCAAAGAGGAAGAGCGGTACCTTCGGACAGCCGGGCAGAAGGTGGAAACCGTCCAGAATCTGACTGCGGGACAGTGCATAAGCTTCGGCGCCGGAGCCTGCGGCTATTTTTTCGGGAACGGCTAAGAGAAAGTGTTCCTCAAACAGCACATGGCTTTGGAACATGCTGTCTTCCTGGATCATTGGGTCGATGATGATATCCAGTTCTTCCTTTCGTATTTTTTCCTTCAGCTCCAGAGAAGGGGCTTCGCGGATTTCCAGATCAATACCGGGATATTTTCTGGAAAATTCGGAAATTACGGATAATACAATCTGAGAAAGAAAAAAGTTGGATGCACCGACGCGGACGGAGCCTGTTTTCAGCTCGGAGAGGTCATTGCAGTAAAGGCGCAGGCTGGTTTCGATATTTTTGATTTTTTCTGCGCTTTCAATATAGGCCTTTCCCGCCTCCGTCAGGGCGATATGGGAGGTGCTTCGCTCGAATAACGGCTGTCCCAATTCCTGCTCTTCTTTTTTGATGGCGATGCTGAGCGCCGGCTGTGTCAGATAGAGGTTTTTAGCGGCTTTTGAGAAGCTGCCGGTCTTATACACTTCGCAGACATAGTTCATGTACTGGAACATGGTTTTTCTCCTGCTTTATAAATAGTTTTTATCGGTATAATTAAAATTATAAATTTGATTATATAATAGAACTGTGGTATCTTCAATAGCGGAGTACAAAAGGGGAGATTTTTCTATGAGTTATACGACGATTTTGCTGATTATATGCCCGATCTTTTTTATTTCCGGAATCATTGATTCCATCGGAGGCGGAGGCGGCCTGATTGCGCTTCCTACTTATTTGATGATCGGCCTTCCGATCCGGACGGCTTATGGGTGCAACAAGCTTCAGGCGGGGCTTGGAAACCTGGTGTCGGCGATAAAATATTTCCGCAGCAATATGGTAGATTTGAAGATTGCGCTGATTTCGGCCATTACGGCTATGACAGGCGCTTATTTCGGGACGAAAATCATTTTCCTGCTCCCGGAGGCGACGATTCAGAAGGTTATTACCGTTGCGCTGCCGGCCATCGCCCTTGTGATGGTGCTTCGGAAGTCCAGCACCAGGGACACGATCATGAAGAGCGAGATTTCTAAGAAAACCATTGTCCAGGCTTTGATTGTCGGCGTCATCATGGGCTTTTACAACAGCCTGTTCGGGCCGGGAGTCGGGACGGTTGCAATCATCGCATTCACGATGATTATGCATTATGATTCCAGGGTCGCTTCGGGAAACGGCAAGGTGTTAATTGTGCTGACGAATGCGGTAGCCCTTGTCAGTTATGTGAAAACGGGAAATGTGGCGTATGAGATTGCAATTCCGGCCGCATTGTCAGCGATTCTTGGAAACCTTGTGGGCGTGAACCTGGCGATTAAGAAAGGGGATAAGATCATTAAGCCAGTGATGCTGGTGATTGTGATCCTCACAGTTGTTAAGTTTGCATTGGAGAATAATCTCTGGGCATAAATTTAGGAATAGCAGTTCAGCCATACCATTCATAATTTGACGGATTCCATTTATCGGCCAACAAATAATGATATTGGCCGTCAAATTATTCATGTCGGGCGTCCGCCCTATATCCACATATGCCCAAATGCTGCTCTGTGAGCAAGCTCCCACGCAGCATTTGGGCATATGTGTCTGCATGGCTGAACTGTTCAATTTCATACTCTCTTCTGCCGCAGGCGGCCTTTGTGGCTTGTCTGCGGCCTTTTTCTGTCTAATCATTTACGCTTTTATTAAATCTTTTCCCATCTATTGTGCTGGAAACAAGTGAATGTTAAAATGAAATCAAGGAAGGTGATTTTTATGAGGAGACTGTTTTTTCTTGTTTTTCTCAGTCTTATGCTTGCCGGATGTTCGTCCGGGGCGGACAGGAAAAGTGAAAATAGACGGGATCAGACGGAAACTGCCGCGGAAGAAGAGGAGTGTGAGGGAGTTGTCCAGGAGGCCGTTTCTTCGGAGGATGACATGACGGCGGAAGAGATTATGAGCTTTCTGGAAAGTTTTGAGCCGGGGCTTTCTTTTGTGGACATGGATGCAGAGGAAACCGAAGGATATGGAGATGCGCTGGAAGATGCCTATGAACTGATGGGGCGGAAGACGGAGGACGGCTTTGGGTACGTGCTGGCAGTTTTAAAAAAGGGAAAGCAGAGCCCTTTAGACGGCCTCGCTGTCTATGAAGAGGGGAATGACCTTGCTGCCGGGAAAGGGAGCGAGCCGTCTTTTTTGTTTACCAGGGTCAACAGCCTGATGCAGGGAAATGGAAACCAGGTTCTGTATCTCCAGCCCAAGGATCTGGCGGCGCCGGAGGAGATGCAGCAGGTGTTCCGTTACCGTTTCTGTGAAGGCGAAGAGGGCAGGAGGTATTTGGAGGATGCAAAGGAACGCGGAGTCCGGTTCTCGCCGCCGGATCATGGCGCCTATCTCTGTGTGGAACGGTATGAGAATGGGAAAAACTATACGGAATATGTGGAGCTGACGGCTGAGGAAGAGCAGGAGATTTTAAGATCGGATGAGGCGGTGTACCCGCCGCTTTACGGGAATTACGGCATCCAGTTTTTCGTCAGTGAGGATACTTATGAGACGGAAGAGATCGAAGAAGGCAGCATTACCATGCCGGCGCTTCGGATTGCAGAGGAACGGTGCCGGTTCCAGGCGGTGGAACTGTCGGAGGTTCATGATATCGTTAAGGCCGAAATGAAGATGCGGTTCCAGGAATATGATGAGAGCACCGGCACGATTTCGCGGGAATGGGAGGAAACGGAGACGCTTACCGAGCGTTCCTCGCTTCAGAAGCTGGAGGAGATGATTGCGACCTCGAAGCCGGCGTTTGAGAGCGGCAGCCCTTATACGGGAATTTTGACACTGACCCGTGAGGACGGAACGGAAATTATTGTTCATGCGGCCGCTGACGGCAGCAGCAGTTTTATTCTCGGAAGCTATTCCGTCTATGAACCGGAAAGCGGATCCATGGAAGAACTGTGGGAGCTGTTCCCGATGATGCGGGAAAATACGGGATGGAGCGAGGCCCTGGTGCCTGGAAGGTAGGAGTATGAAAGAAAAAGATTTGCTTACACGGCTTTCGGAATACAGCCAGTCGGATTTTTATCCGTTTCACATGCCGGGACATAAGAGAAACGGCTTTTTTACCAGAGACGGCGGCTTTCCGGATCCGTATTCCATTGATATTACGGAAATCGACGGGTTCGACAACCTTCACCACCCGGAAGGGATTTTAAAGGAATCTATGGAGTGGGCAGCCGGCGTTTACGGCGCAGATCGGACGTACTATCTCGTGAACGGCAGTACCTGCGGAATTTTAAGCGCCATCTGCGGCACGGTTCCGTCGGGAGGAACGCTCCTGATGGCGAGAAATTGTCACAAATCTGCATACAATGGGCTCATATTAAACCGGCTGACTCCAGAATACGTGTACCCGGAAACGGTCGGGCGGTATGGGATTTTGGGGAGTGTTTCCCCGGAGGCTGTGGCGCGCTGTTTAGAAAAGGATGAAAACCATGAGATCCGCGCGGTATTTCTCGTGTCTCCGACGTATGAAGGCGTTGTTTCTGATATAAAACGGATTGCTGAGGTTGTCCATGAGCATGGAATCCCGCTGATTGTGGATGAGGCGCACGGGGCCCATCTCCCGTTTGCGAAAGAGGGGGATGGGTTTCCGGCTTCGGCCCTCGATAGCGGGGCAGATCTTGTGATACAAAGTTTACATAAAACACTGCCGTCTTTTACCCAGACGGCTGTTCTCCATGTGCAGGGGAAGCTTGCAGACAGGGAGCGGGTGGAGCAGTACCTTGGAATGTTCCAGAGCTCCAGCCCGTCGTATCTTTTTATGGCGGGGATTGAGCGGTGCCTCCGTTTCATGGACAGGCAGGGGCGGGAGGAGATGTCCGCCTACGGGAAGCGGATGGAGCAGTTTTTTTTATCGCTCTCGGGACTTGAGGTTTTGGAGGTCATGAACCGCTCGGTCATAGGAGAGAGGGGCGTTTTTGACTGGGACTGCTCGAAAATCGTGGTGTTTTCCGGGAAGGCAGAGGGGCTTTCCGGGGAGAAGCTTGGGCGGATTCTCAGGGAAAACTATCATCTGGAAATGGAAATGTGCGCGCCGGAGTATGTGGTGGCGATGACGTCGCTTCTCGATACGAAAGAAGGGCTTTTAAGGCTTAAGGAGGCGCTTCTTGAGATCGATAAGGGACTTTCCGGGAAGAAAAAGGGAAAAGGCAGCAGGATTGGCAGCGGGAACATGACGGAGACGGCCGAAATGTGCATGATACCGGCAAAAGCTCTGGAGCTTCCCGGAAGGCGCGTTTCGACGGCGGAATCGGCCGGCTGTATTTCAAAGGAATTTGTCTACCTGTACCCGCCGGGGATCCCGATTCTCGTTCCCGGGGAGCGGATTTCCAAAGAAGCCGTTTCGCGTATTCTGGAGTACCAGACAGAGGGGCTTTCCGTGCAGGGTACGTCCGATCCGTCTGTTTCCACGATTTTGGCAGTTGCGGGCGGCGAAGGGGTATGCTAGAATAATTTCAGCGAAAACGCAGAAGAAGAATCGAACCATGTACGTCCAGGGAGGACAAAACGGCAGATATGGGCAGAATTTTTTATTTGATGGGAAAAAGTGCCACGGGTAAGGACACCGTGTATAAGGAGCTCCTTCATGCAAAACCGGAGCTTAAGACCGTCGTCCCTTATACGACGAGGCCGATCCGTGCCGGTGAGGAAAACGGCGTCGAATATTTTTTTGTGGGGCAGCCGGAGTTGGAGTCCATGAAGGCGGCCGGGAAGGTCATCGAGCTTCGCACGTACCAGACGGTCATGGGGCCGTGGAGCTATTTTACGGCCGATGACGGCCAGTTTGATTTGGAAGACGAGCGGCCGTTTTTGATGATCGGGACGCTGGAATCCTATGAAAAGATGGTGGAATATTTCGGAAGTGAAGCCATGGTGCCGCTTTACATTGAGGTTCCGGACGGCATACGCTTAAGGCGCGCCGTCGACCGGGAGGAAAAACAGCAGAAGCCGAATTTCAGAGAGGTCTGCCGCAGGTACCTGGCGGACGAAGACGATTTTTCCGAGGAAAAGCTTTCGCGTCTGGGAATTCAAAAGCGGTTTTTGAACCTGGAACTGGAGACTTGCCTGCGAGAGCTTCTCCTGGAGATCGAACGCAGATAAAACTTTTGTTTCACGAAAATCTGTGCTATAATTGGGAAGAATGGAGGGATGGCGATGATGGAAAACAAGGTGACGGGATTTAAGGATATTCTCGGAAACGATATGGTGAAGGAACATTTTAAAAAGGCCATTGAGGCCCACAAGGTTTCTCATGCCTATATTCTGACCGGCGAGGCCGGAATGGGGCGGAAGTCCATCGCCAATGCCTTTGCCATGACGCTTCTCTGTGAAAAGGGAAAGAGCGAGCCATGCATGGTGTGCCATTCCTGCAAGCAGGTTCTGGCTGGGAGCCATCCTGACCTGATTTATGTAACCCACGCGAAGCCGGCCAGCATCGGCGTCGACGACATCCGGGAGCAGATCAATGACACGATCATGATCCGCCCTTACAGCAGCTATTACAAGATTTATATTGTGGATGAAGCGGAAAAAATGACGGTGCAGGCGCAGAATGCCCTGTTAAAGACCATCGAGGAGCCGCCGTCCTATGCCGTTATCATCCTGATTACCACCAACCAGGAGGCATTCCTTCCGACGATCCTTTCCAGGTGTGTCCAGCTTAAATTAAAGCCGTTAAAGGATTTTACGGTGAAAAGCTATCTGACCGACCACCTCGGCGTGGCGGAGAGGGATGCGGAGCTCTGTGCGGCCTTTGCGAGAGGGAATCTTGGAAAAGCCATCTATCTGGCTTCCTCCGAGGAGTTCCAGCTCATGTACCAGAAGGTCATGAATCTGGTAAAGAACGTGGGACAGATGGATATTTCCATGCTGCTTGAATGCATCATGGAGATGAAAAATGAAAATTATGATATCGGCGAGGTTCTCGACCTGATGCAGCTCTGGTACCGGGATGTCCTGATGTACAAGGTGACAAAGGACATGAATCTCCTGATATTTAAAGATGAATATAAACTTATTAACGAGATGGGGCAGAAGGTTGGCTATGCCGGGCTGGAGGAGATTCTCGGCGCCATTGACAAGGCGAAGGCGCGGTTAGAGGCCAATGTGAACATGGAGCTGGTGATGGAGCTTCTGCTTCTCACCATGAAGAACCCCTCATAAGGAGAATAGAAATGACGAAAGTAATCGGTGTCCGTTTCCGCAAGGCGGGAAAGGTCTATTATTTCAGCCCGGGCGACCAGATCATCAAAAACGGGCAGCATGTGATTGTTGAGACGGCCAGGGGCGTCGAGTACGGCTATGTGGTACTCGGTACCCATGAGGTCGATGATAAGAAGGTGGTTCAGCCTTTAAAGCCGGTAATCCGCATGGCTACCGACGAGGACGAGGCCATCGAACAGAAAAACAAGGAGAAAGAAAAGGAAGCGTTTAAGATCTGCCAGGAGAAAATCCGGAAGCATGAGCTGGAGATGAAGCTAATCGACGCGGAATACACCTTCGACAACAATAAGGTTCTGTTTTATTTTACGGCGGACGGGAGAATTGACTTCCGCGAGCTGGTAAAGGATCTGGCCTCCGTGTTTAAGACGAGGATTGAGCTTCGCCAGATCGGCGTAAGGGACGAGACGAAGATTGTCGGCGGCATCGGCATCTGCGGACGGCCGCTCTGCTGTACGTCCTATCTTTCCGAGTTTATCCCGGTTTCCATTAAGATGGCGAAGGAACAGAATCTTTCTTTAAATCCGACGAAGATTTCCGGCGTCTGCGGGCGTCTCATGTGCTGTCTCAAGTACGAAGAGGAGACGTATGAGGAGTTAAACGGCCGCCTTCCCAACATCGGGGATTATGTGACGACGGACGACGGCTTAAAGGGCGAGGTGCACAGCGTCAGCATTTTAAGACAGCTTGTGAAGGTTGTCGTGACCGTAAACGGGGACGAAAAGGAGATCCGGGAGTACAAGGTGGGCCAGCTTAAGTTCCGGCCAAAGCGCAGGAAGGAAAAAGCGGGCGTCAACGACGCCGAGTTAAAGCATCTGGAGGCTCTGGAGAAAAAGGAAGGGAAATCGAAGCTCAATGACGATTGATCTGAAGGAAAATGAGCGGATCGACGATTTGCAGCGGAACCATCTGCGGATTATCCAGAAGACTGACGGGTTCTGCTTCGGCATGGACGCCGTGCTGCTTTCCGGGTTTGCTGCGGTGAAGCCGGGGGAACGCGTCTTGGATCTCGGAACCGGCACGGGGATTATCCCGATTCTTCTCTCTGCAAAGACGGAGGGGGAACATTTTACCGGCCTGGAAATCCAGGAGGAGATCGCCGGGATGGCGAAAAGAAGCGTTTCCATGAACGGCCTGGAGAAAAAAATTGAGATTGTAAACGGTGATATTAAGGAAGCCAGCCGGATTTTCGGAGCGGCTTCCTTTGATGTCGTTACGACGAATCCGCCGTATATGAACGATGCCCACGGACTGAAAAACCCGACGGAGGTCAAGGCCATCTCCCGCCACGAGGTGCTCTGCACCCTGGAGGACGTGGTGCGGGAGGGCGCAAAGGTCTTAAAGCACGGCGGGCGTATGTATATGGTGCACCGGCCCCACCGGCTCATCGAGATTCTTAACACCATGACGAAGTACCGGCTGGAGCCGAAGCGCATGAAGCTTGTCCATCCGTTCCGGGATAAGGAGGCCAATATGGTGCTCATCGAGGCCGTCCGCGGGGGCGGCGCCTGGATGAAGGTGGAGCCGCCGGTGATTGTGTATAAAGAGCCCGGTGTGTACAGTGAAGAGATTTACGATATTTACGGGTATTAGAGGGCGCCGGCAGGCGAGAGAACTGTCCGTCTGATACGGACATTTGGACACATTTTTAAGGAAGCCGGCTGAACCGGCAGGAGAAGAAGGCATGGCTTGAAAGGAGAGGGCAATGCAGGGAAAGCTGTATTTGTGTGCGACCCCCATTGGGAATCTTGAGGATATTACGCTTCGCGTTTTGAATACGCTCCGGGAAGTGGATCTGATTGCGGCCGAGGACACCAGGCACAGCATCAAGCTTTTAAACCACTTTGAGATCAAGACGCCCATGACGAGCTACCATGAGTTCAACAAGGTGGAAAAAGCCAGGTATCTTGTGGAAAAGATGAAGGAAGGGCTCAATGTGGCGCTTGTGACAGACGCCGGGACGCCTGGGATTTCTGATCCCGGCGAGGAGCTTGTCCGCCAGTGCTATGAGGCGGGGATCGAGCTGACGTCCCTTCCGGGGCCGGCGGCCTGCATCACGGCCCTTACCATGTCGGGCATGGCGACAAGGCGGTTCGTGTTTGAGGCGTTTCTTCCGGCGGATAAGAGAGAGAAGGCAGAGGTTTTGGAGGAGTTAAAAGGCGAGACGCGGACGATCATTCTCTATGAGGCGCCCCACCGGCTGATCCGGACGCTGGGAGAGCTTCTTGAGGCCCTTGGAGACCGGCGGATCTCCATCTGCCGGGAGCTTACGAAAAAGCATGAAACCGTGTTCCGGACGACGTTTTCGGAGGCCCTTTCTTTCTACGAAAACGAGGAACCGCGGGGCGAGTGCGTGCTCGTCATCGAGGGGAAGAGCCGGGAGGAGATTAAGAAGGAGAAAGAGCAGGCCTGGGAGTCCATGTCCATCGAGGAACATATGGAGCAGTACCTCTCCCGCGGAACCGACCGCAAGGAGGCCATGAAGCTCGTGGCGAAGGACCGCGGGATCAGCAAACGTGACGTTTATCAGTATCTGATGAGGGATTAAATGAAGACAGAACACAAGAAGAAAAAATGGGCGGCTGGGATCCTGGCCGTGTTTGGCGCGGCGTTTCTTTACCTGATGGGAGCGGCTGCGCCGTTTCTGCATTATGAAGAGATTTCGGAGGAAACGAAAGAGACGTTTCAGACAGCGGAGTTTTACTCGGAGGAAACAGGGCCTGACAGGGCCATGATTATGGAGACCAACAAAAGCGCATGGGAGGAGCGGATGCGGCTCTTTTCCCAGGCCGAGGACAGGATTATTATGTCAACCTTTGATATGAGGGACGGAGAGAGCACCAGGGACGTGCTGGCTGTCCTCTATGAAAAGGCAGAACAGGGTGTCGACATAAAAATTCTCGTGGACGGCATCAGCGGCGTCATCCGCATGGAAGGGAACGAGCTGTTTTACGCCCTTTCCGGCCATCCAAATGTGGAGATTAAGCTGTATAACAGGCTGAACCCGTTTGCGCCATGGAAGACCCAGGGGCGGATGCATGACAAGTATATCATCGCCGACGACCTGGCGTATATTCTTGGAGGGCGGAACCAGTTCGACTATTTTATCGGGGAGTATCCGACAAAGAACAGGAGCTATGACAGGGAGATCCTGATTTATAATACCGGGGCCGGAAGCGGCAGCAGGGAGAGCTCGCTTTTCCAGGTGGAGGCGTATTTTGAGGACATGTGGAGCCGGGAGGAATGCACGTATTTCCATGAGGACGCGGGGCTTCTTGAAAAGGAAAAGGTAAAGGCGGAGATTTTAGCCTTAGAGGAGCGGTATGAGCGGCTTACGGCGGAAAATCCGGAGCTTTTTGAAAAATCCCAGGACTACGCGGCGAGGACGAAGGCCACCAACAAGGTGACGCTCATAAATAACCCGACCCACATCTACGGAAAAGAGCCGGTCGTGTTCTATAAGCTGATGGAGCTTGCAAAGGAGGCAGATTCCCGCGTGATTTTCCAGACTCCGTATATTGTATGCAATTCTTATATGCTTAAGGAGCTCACAGAGCTTTCCGAGGCAGTGCCGGACAGCCGGATTTTAATCAATTCCGTGGAAAACGGGGATAACTTTATGGCTTCCAGCGATTATCTGTACCGGAAAGGGGAGATTGTGGAGACAGGGATCCCCATTTATGAGTATGACGGCGGGCTTTCCAACCACGGGAAGTCCATGGTGATTGACGATGATCTGGCGGTCATCGGGTCGTACAATATGGATCTTCGCAGCACGTATGTGGATACGGAGCTGATGCTTGCGGTTCACAGCGAGGCCATTGCCGGTGAACTTTCCGGATACATGGCGGCCATGGAAGCTGACAGCCGGCGCGTGATCGGAAAGACAGAATATGAGACGCCAAAACACCTGACGGTCGAGCCGGTTCCCTGGTGGAAGATGGCGGCCATGCGTGTTGTGGGACTTTTGATGCAGGGGGTAAGAGGGCTGGTGTAAAGACGCACTGAACGATTTTTGACACTTTCTTAACACATTTAAAACGGTATTTTATGCCATTGAAACGCGATTTTTGGCATTTCATACAGATAACCTTGCCTGGAATCTAAAAAAAATATAAAATTACACTAAAAAATAATAAAGAATCTAAATATAAGGCTTAACATTATATTTAGATTCTCTATTTATTTCATGCCGAGGCAGTGTGTAACTATTAACGATCCATCATAGAGACAAGGAGAGGTCAGTATGAAATTGAAGAGAATCGCAGCAGTCGTTCTTGCAGCAGCAATGTTCAGCTCGCTTACCGCATGCTCAGGCGGAGACAGCGGGACAGCCACAACGGCAGGAAGCACCACCGCAGCAGCCGGAACTGAGGCGGCCGGATCCGACGAGGGAGGCAGCTCCCCGCAGATCGACCGCGGTTCCGAGTTCGTCACCGTGGCAACCGGCCCTACCAGCGGCATCTATTATCCCATCGGCGGCGCTTTTGCGACGGCTCTCGGGACGGCCGGATACAAAACGTCAGCCCAGGCCACAGGTGCTTCTGTTGAGAATATCAACCTGATTTTGAATAACGAAGCAGAGCTTGCCATCGCCATGCAGGACTCTGTGATGCAGGCTTATGAAGGCTTCGGAGCTTTTGAGACGGCAGAACCGGATCTCAGGGCCATGATGAGGCTCTGGCCCAACTATGTACAGCTTGTAACCGTGGAAGGCACGGGAATCAAGAGCGTTGAAGATCTGAAGGGAAAGAGAGTCGGCGTCGGCGCCCCCAACTCCGGCGTGGAGTTAAATGCCAGGATGATCTATGAAGCATACGGCATGACCTACGAGGACAGCCAGGTGGATTACTTATCCTACGGCGAGGCCATCGACCAGATGAAGAACGGCCAGTGCGACGCAGCGTTTGTTACCTCCGGCCTTCCCAATGCAACGGTTTCCGAGCTGGCCTTCAGCTATGATATGGTAATCGTTCCCATCGACGGCGAAGGACGCGACAACCTGATTGAGAAATATCCGTTCTTTGCGGCCAGCGTGATTCCGGCCGACACCTACAACAATGAAGAAGATGTGGAAAGCGTATTCGTTTACAACATCATGCTGGTAAATAAGAACCTGTCCGACGACATGGTTTACGACATGATGGACATCATCCATTCTGACGAGGGCATGTCCAACATTAAGGCGTCCCATAATACGGCAGACCAGAACATCGACATTTCCTTCGGAGTTGAAGACGTA comes from the Eubacteriaceae bacterium Marseille-Q4139 genome and includes:
- the rsmI gene encoding 16S rRNA (cytidine(1402)-2'-O)-methyltransferase codes for the protein MQGKLYLCATPIGNLEDITLRVLNTLREVDLIAAEDTRHSIKLLNHFEIKTPMTSYHEFNKVEKARYLVEKMKEGLNVALVTDAGTPGISDPGEELVRQCYEAGIELTSLPGPAACITALTMSGMATRRFVFEAFLPADKREKAEVLEELKGETRTIILYEAPHRLIRTLGELLEALGDRRISICRELTKKHETVFRTTFSEALSFYENEEPRGECVLVIEGKSREEIKKEKEQAWESMSIEEHMEQYLSRGTDRKEAMKLVAKDRGISKRDVYQYLMRD
- a CDS encoding phospholipase D family protein — translated: MKTEHKKKKWAAGILAVFGAAFLYLMGAAAPFLHYEEISEETKETFQTAEFYSEETGPDRAMIMETNKSAWEERMRLFSQAEDRIIMSTFDMRDGESTRDVLAVLYEKAEQGVDIKILVDGISGVIRMEGNELFYALSGHPNVEIKLYNRLNPFAPWKTQGRMHDKYIIADDLAYILGGRNQFDYFIGEYPTKNRSYDREILIYNTGAGSGSRESSLFQVEAYFEDMWSREECTYFHEDAGLLEKEKVKAEILALEERYERLTAENPELFEKSQDYAARTKATNKVTLINNPTHIYGKEPVVFYKLMELAKEADSRVIFQTPYIVCNSYMLKELTELSEAVPDSRILINSVENGDNFMASSDYLYRKGEIVETGIPIYEYDGGLSNHGKSMVIDDDLAVIGSYNMDLRSTYVDTELMLAVHSEAIAGELSGYMAAMEADSRRVIGKTEYETPKHLTVEPVPWWKMAAMRVVGLLMQGVRGLV
- a CDS encoding TAXI family TRAP transporter solute-binding subunit, with amino-acid sequence MKLKRIAAVVLAAAMFSSLTACSGGDSGTATTAGSTTAAAGTEAAGSDEGGSSPQIDRGSEFVTVATGPTSGIYYPIGGAFATALGTAGYKTSAQATGASVENINLILNNEAELAIAMQDSVMQAYEGFGAFETAEPDLRAMMRLWPNYVQLVTVEGTGIKSVEDLKGKRVGVGAPNSGVELNARMIYEAYGMTYEDSQVDYLSYGEAIDQMKNGQCDAAFVTSGLPNATVSELAFSYDMVIVPIDGEGRDNLIEKYPFFAASVIPADTYNNEEDVESVFVYNIMLVNKNLSDDMVYDMMDIIHSDEGMSNIKASHNTADQNIDISFGVEDVKIPLHDGAAKWWKDHGYETPQN